A region from the Enterobacter roggenkampii genome encodes:
- a CDS encoding DUF1107 domain-containing protein, producing the protein MKIFQRYNPLQVAKYVKILFRGRLYIKDVGAFEFDKGKILVPKVKDKQHLSVMSEVNRQVMRLQTEMA; encoded by the coding sequence ATGAAAATTTTCCAACGCTACAACCCGCTTCAGGTGGCGAAGTACGTGAAGATCCTGTTCCGTGGACGGTTGTATATCAAGGATGTTGGCGCTTTTGAGTTTGATAAGGGCAAAATCCTTGTCCCAAAAGTGAAGGACAAACAGCACCTGTCTGTGATGTCCGAAGTCAACCGTCAGGTTATGCGTCTGCAAACTGAGATGGCTTAA
- a CDS encoding hemolysin family protein yields the protein MLNSILVILCLIAVSAFFSISEISLAASRKIKLKLLADEGNINASRILKMQENPGTFFTVVQIGLNAVAILGGIVGDAAFSPAFYSLFAQYMSAELAEQLSFILSFSLVTGLFILFADLTPKRIGMIAPEAVALRIINPMRFCLFVFRPLVWFFNGLANVIFRIFKLPMVRKDDITSDDIYAVVEAGALAGVLRKQEHELIENVFELESRTVPSSMTGRESIIWFDLHEDEQSLKNKVAQHPHSKFLVCNEDIDHIIGYVDSKDLLNRVLANQSLALNSGVQIRNTLIVPDTLTLSEALESFKTAGEDFAVIMNEYALVVGIITLNDVMTTLMGDLVGQGLEEQIVQRDDNSWLIDGGTPIEDVMRVLDIDEFPQSGNYETIGGFMMFMLRKIPKRTDSVKFSGYKFEVVDIDNYRIDQLLVTRIDNKPTVLVPKLPDAEEKVSA from the coding sequence ATGTTAAACAGTATTTTAGTAATACTTTGTCTGATTGCCGTCAGTGCATTTTTCTCGATATCCGAGATCTCGCTGGCCGCGTCCCGTAAAATCAAACTGAAGCTGCTCGCCGACGAGGGCAACATCAACGCCTCTCGCATTCTCAAAATGCAGGAAAACCCCGGTACGTTCTTTACCGTGGTGCAAATTGGTCTGAACGCGGTGGCTATCCTGGGCGGTATCGTGGGCGATGCGGCATTTTCCCCGGCGTTTTATAGCCTCTTTGCGCAGTACATGTCCGCCGAACTGGCCGAACAGCTGAGCTTTATCCTCTCCTTCTCGCTGGTGACCGGGCTGTTCATCCTCTTCGCCGACCTGACCCCGAAACGCATCGGTATGATTGCGCCAGAAGCCGTGGCTTTGCGTATCATCAACCCGATGCGCTTCTGCCTGTTTGTGTTCCGCCCGCTGGTGTGGTTCTTCAACGGCCTGGCAAACGTCATTTTCCGCATCTTTAAGCTGCCGATGGTGCGTAAAGATGACATCACCTCTGACGACATTTATGCGGTCGTGGAAGCCGGTGCCCTGGCCGGGGTACTGCGTAAGCAGGAACACGAGCTGATTGAGAACGTATTCGAACTGGAATCCCGTACCGTGCCCTCTTCCATGACGGGCCGTGAAAGCATTATCTGGTTCGATTTACATGAAGATGAGCAGAGCCTGAAGAACAAAGTGGCGCAGCATCCGCACTCCAAGTTCCTGGTCTGTAATGAAGATATTGACCACATCATCGGTTACGTCGACTCCAAAGACCTGCTGAACCGCGTGCTGGCGAACCAGAGCCTGGCGCTGAACAGCGGCGTGCAAATCCGCAATACCCTGATTGTGCCGGACACCCTGACGCTCTCAGAAGCGCTGGAAAGTTTCAAAACCGCCGGGGAAGACTTCGCGGTGATCATGAACGAATACGCGCTGGTGGTGGGTATTATCACCCTCAACGACGTCATGACCACGCTGATGGGCGACCTGGTAGGCCAGGGGCTGGAAGAGCAGATTGTTCAGCGTGACGATAATTCATGGCTGATTGATGGCGGCACGCCAATTGAAGATGTGATGCGCGTGCTGGATATCGACGAGTTCCCGCAGTCCGGAAACTACGAGACCATCGGCGGTTTTATGATGTTTATGCTGCGTAAGATCCCGAAACGTACCGACTCGGTGAAGTTCTCCGGCTACAAGTTTGAAGTGGTGGATATTGATAACTACCGCATCGACCAGCTGCTGGTGACGCGCATCGACAACAAACCGACCGTACTGGTGCCGAAGCTGCCGGATGCGGAAGAGAAGGTGTCGGCGTAA
- the msrA gene encoding peptide-methionine (S)-S-oxide reductase MsrA, which produces MSLFDKKHLVSQADALPGRNTPMPVATLHAVNGHSMTNVPDGMEIALFAMGCFWGVERLFWQLPGVYSTAAGYTGGYTPNPTYREVCSGETGHAEAVRVVYDPTVISYEQLLQVFWENHDPAQGMRQGNDHGTQYRSAIYPLTPEQDAAARASLERFQQAMREAGDTREVTTEITTAKPFYYAEDDHQQYLHKNPYGYCGIGGIGVCLPPQLA; this is translated from the coding sequence GTGAGTTTATTCGACAAAAAGCATCTGGTTTCACAAGCTGATGCATTACCGGGACGCAACACCCCTATGCCTGTGGCAACTTTACACGCCGTCAATGGCCATTCCATGACTAACGTTCCTGATGGCATGGAAATCGCCCTGTTCGCTATGGGCTGCTTCTGGGGCGTTGAGCGCCTCTTCTGGCAGCTGCCTGGCGTTTACAGCACGGCAGCCGGCTACACGGGCGGTTACACGCCGAATCCAACCTACCGCGAAGTCTGCTCCGGCGAAACCGGCCATGCGGAAGCGGTACGCGTAGTGTACGACCCGACGGTAATCAGCTACGAACAGCTCCTGCAGGTCTTCTGGGAAAACCACGACCCGGCGCAGGGCATGCGTCAGGGCAACGACCACGGCACGCAGTACCGCTCGGCTATCTATCCTCTCACCCCTGAGCAGGATGCCGCCGCGCGCGCCAGCCTTGAGCGTTTCCAGCAGGCCATGCGTGAAGCGGGCGATACGCGCGAGGTGACGACGGAAATCACCACCGCGAAACCGTTCTACTACGCCGAGGACGATCACCAGCAGTATCTGCATAAAAACCCGTACGGCTACTGCGGAATCGGAGGTATCGGCGTCTGCCTGCCGCCACAGCTGGCCTGA